A genome region from Triplophysa rosa linkage group LG24, Trosa_1v2, whole genome shotgun sequence includes the following:
- the lum gene encoding lumican, which translates to MFALSCFVLVGLVCQSLGQYEYDDYYSPAGLEVISSPGCAPECDCPINFPSAMYCNERNLKFIPIVPIGIKYLYLQNNNIEEVKAGVFDNATDLRWLVLDNNIITSDKIQAGTIDKLSKLEKLYFSHNKLTKPPGPLSKSLDELKLTDNQLSSFPSNALSGMENLTTVHLSKNKLTTESITGAFKGLKSLVLLDVSENKLKKLPSGVPASLLMLYADNNDIDSIPNGYLAKLPNLQYLRVSHNKLVDSGIPAGVFNVSSLLELDLSFNKLKTIPEINESLEHLYLQVNEIDKFELSNICKFSSPVNYSRLKTLRLDGNNVTHSSMPDDTSNCLRQASEIIFE; encoded by the exons ATGTTTGCTCTTAGCTGTTTCGTATTGGTTGGACTGGTATGTCAAAGTTTGGGCCAGTACGAATATGACGATTACTATTCCCCCGCAGGACTGGAGGTAATATCATCTCCTGGCTGTGCCCCAGAATGTGACTGCCCGATCAACTTTCCCTCTGCCATGTACTGCAATGAACGCAACCTGAAGTTCATCCCCATCGTGCCAATTGGAATCAAATACCTCTACCTGCAGAACAACAACATCGAGGAGGTAAAAGCCGGCGTGTTTGATAATGCCACCGACCTTCGCTGGCTTGTTCTCGACAACAACATCATCACCAGTGACAAGATCCAGGCTGGTACCATTGATAAACTGAGCAAACTGGAGAAGCTCTATTTTAGTCATAACAAGCTAACCAAACCCCCCGGCCCTCTGTCTAAGTCTCTGGATGAGTTGAAGTTGACTGACAACCAGCTCAGTTCGTTCCCCTCCAACGCTTTGTCTGGCATGGAAAACCTGACCACCGTCCACCTGTCGAAGAACAAATTGACCACCGAGAGCATTACGGGTGCCTTCAAGGGTTTGAAGTCTCTCGTTCTGCTAGATGTCAGTGAGAACAAGCTGAAGAAACTTCCTTCAGGTGTTCCAGCTTCGTTGTTGATGCTCTACGCCGATAATAATGACATCGACAGCATCCCAAATGGCTACCTGGCTAAGCTTCCAAACCTGCAGTATTTGCGTGTTTCCCACAATAAATTGGTGGATTCGGGAATCCCTGCGGGTGTGTTTAACGTGTCCTCTCTTCTCGAGCTGGACTTGTCCTTCAACAAGTTGAAGACCATTCCGGAAATCAACGAATCTCTCGAGCACCTGTACCTGCAAGTCAATGAGATAGACA AATTCGAACTGTCTAATATCTGCAAGTTCAGCTCCCCCGTCAATTACTCCAGACTGAAAACCCTGCGTTTGGATGGAAACAACGTCACGCACAGCAGCATGCCAGACGACACCTCCAACTGCCTACGCCAGGCCTCGGAGATCATTTTTGAATAG
- the kera gene encoding keratocan isoform X1, whose amino-acid sequence MHVWTRQRARTTINWNQTGEESRQTKKTRTRHCTSTCTIISSRNKTNRLNLTMLWLVVACLALLSVGQVSTQEMPYEHLISQLQACPKECRCPPNFPNAVYCDNKSLKRIPVIPPYTWYLYLQNNLIDVVSAEALSNVTQLRWINLNRNKITTVEADALKALPNLVHLYMEDNLLTSIPSPLPSNLEQLRLSRNKISKIPPGVFSGMDHLTLLDLQSNKLQGDAVTEVNLKGLSNLVQINLAKNQLNSMPLGLPPTTTQIFLDSNNIEKIPAEYFKGLPKVSSLRLNRNKLANGGIPKTVFNVSSILDLQLSYNQLTDMPIISPGLEHLHLDHNRIKSVNSSDICPPGALDDYFSDNGPRLRYLRLDGNEVKPPIPRELMMCFRLLRAIVI is encoded by the exons ATGCATGTCTGGACCAGACAGAGAGCGAGAACAACGATAAACTGGAATCAAACTGGTGAGGAGAGCAGGCAGACCAAGAAAACCAGAACCAGACACTGTACCTCCACCTGCACCATAATCAGCTCTAGGAATAAAACAAACAG GTTGAACCTAACCATGTTGTGGCTCGTTGTTGCATGTCTAGCCCTACTTTCAGTTGGCCAAGTTAGCACTCAGGAAATGCCCTACGAGCACCTGATATCCCAGCTCCAAGCATGTCCTAAAGAGTGTCGCTGCCCCCCAAACTTTCCCAATGCTGTTTACTGTGACAACAAGAGCTTGAAACGCATACCCGTCATCCCTCCGTACACCTGGTACCTGTACCTTCAGAACAACCTCATCGATGTGGTCTCAGCTGAAGCTCTGAGCAACGTCACACAGCTAAGGTGGATCAACCTCAACCGCAACAAAATCACAACCGTGGAGGCTGATGCTCTCAAGGCCTTACCCAACCTTGTACACCTGTACATGGAGGACAACTTGCTGACTTCCATTCCATCTCCTCTGCCCAGCAATCTAGAACAGCTACGGCTCTCCCGTAACAAAATCTCAAAGATACCACCTGGAGTCTTTTCTGGGATGGACCATCTTACCTTGCTGGATCTTCAAAGCAACAAGCTGCAAGGTGACGCAGTGACAGAGGTCAACCTGAAAGGTCTGAGCAACTTGGTCCAGATCAATTTAGCAAAGAATCAACTGAACAGCATGCCCCTTGGTCTGCCACCCACAACCACGCAGATCTTTCTGGACAGCAACAATATTGAAAAGATTCCTGCCGAGTACTTCAAGGGTCTTCCCAAGGTGTCGTCTCTCAGGCTCAACCGTAATAAACTGGCAAATGGAGGCATcccaaaaacagtttttaatgTTTCCAGCATACTGGACCTGCAACTTTCTTACAACCAGCTCACTGACATGCCCATCATCTCCCCTGGACTGGAACACCTGCATCTGGATCACAACAGAATCAAAA GTGTGAACAGTTCTGATATTTGTCCACCTGGGGCACTTGATGACTACTTTAGTGACAATGGGCCACGTCTGCGCTACCTTCGCCTTGATGGTAATGAGGTCAAGCCCCCAATTCCACGAGAGCTGATGATGTGTTTCCGTCTCCTTAGGGCGATTGTGATATAA
- the kera gene encoding keratocan isoform X2: MLWLVVACLALLSVGQVSTQEMPYEHLISQLQACPKECRCPPNFPNAVYCDNKSLKRIPVIPPYTWYLYLQNNLIDVVSAEALSNVTQLRWINLNRNKITTVEADALKALPNLVHLYMEDNLLTSIPSPLPSNLEQLRLSRNKISKIPPGVFSGMDHLTLLDLQSNKLQGDAVTEVNLKGLSNLVQINLAKNQLNSMPLGLPPTTTQIFLDSNNIEKIPAEYFKGLPKVSSLRLNRNKLANGGIPKTVFNVSSILDLQLSYNQLTDMPIISPGLEHLHLDHNRIKSVNSSDICPPGALDDYFSDNGPRLRYLRLDGNEVKPPIPRELMMCFRLLRAIVI; this comes from the exons ATGTTGTGGCTCGTTGTTGCATGTCTAGCCCTACTTTCAGTTGGCCAAGTTAGCACTCAGGAAATGCCCTACGAGCACCTGATATCCCAGCTCCAAGCATGTCCTAAAGAGTGTCGCTGCCCCCCAAACTTTCCCAATGCTGTTTACTGTGACAACAAGAGCTTGAAACGCATACCCGTCATCCCTCCGTACACCTGGTACCTGTACCTTCAGAACAACCTCATCGATGTGGTCTCAGCTGAAGCTCTGAGCAACGTCACACAGCTAAGGTGGATCAACCTCAACCGCAACAAAATCACAACCGTGGAGGCTGATGCTCTCAAGGCCTTACCCAACCTTGTACACCTGTACATGGAGGACAACTTGCTGACTTCCATTCCATCTCCTCTGCCCAGCAATCTAGAACAGCTACGGCTCTCCCGTAACAAAATCTCAAAGATACCACCTGGAGTCTTTTCTGGGATGGACCATCTTACCTTGCTGGATCTTCAAAGCAACAAGCTGCAAGGTGACGCAGTGACAGAGGTCAACCTGAAAGGTCTGAGCAACTTGGTCCAGATCAATTTAGCAAAGAATCAACTGAACAGCATGCCCCTTGGTCTGCCACCCACAACCACGCAGATCTTTCTGGACAGCAACAATATTGAAAAGATTCCTGCCGAGTACTTCAAGGGTCTTCCCAAGGTGTCGTCTCTCAGGCTCAACCGTAATAAACTGGCAAATGGAGGCATcccaaaaacagtttttaatgTTTCCAGCATACTGGACCTGCAACTTTCTTACAACCAGCTCACTGACATGCCCATCATCTCCCCTGGACTGGAACACCTGCATCTGGATCACAACAGAATCAAAA GTGTGAACAGTTCTGATATTTGTCCACCTGGGGCACTTGATGACTACTTTAGTGACAATGGGCCACGTCTGCGCTACCTTCGCCTTGATGGTAATGAGGTCAAGCCCCCAATTCCACGAGAGCTGATGATGTGTTTCCGTCTCCTTAGGGCGATTGTGATATAA